A stretch of the bacterium genome encodes the following:
- a CDS encoding C25 family cysteine peptidase, with the protein MKCYKKTKTYTALFFSFCFLLFSCSCSPCANASQSGGLKVLEAGTGGMVMEFSSPQLRIEEQEESGIVYQFLTMSGTGLTQDEGKPQLPVQGFLMAIPASAELILEVLEQEVDILESLLIHPAPRRVMVTGNATSFIRGEFTIDRACYAQNQWIPEKPFLVDPAGYLRHRKIARLSIAPVQYNPALRKVRLYRRVKLKITFKDAPQIRSREISQSQGWIPENRHFCGFEQVMENTLINYPLVREYPDVFIIPPLAERKERSRKRISDSRLSPLKISLEQEGLYRVSGADLQRAGWDLNLVIPQKLAMYCQGREVPVSISGIEDGLFDPGDRITFWAAAMNSPFTRKNIYWLEQKEAGAGIRIKEQDENSPPSEPAADHFIDHLHREENHVYWQILPGPLEKDRWFWKQITAPAAEDFLFSLPRLSSADGERATLGLLFQGKTDIAATKPDHHVIITLNGSVIDDFSWDGQTEFRRRITVSSTLLQEGSNTLTIKAPGDTGAAIDTILVNWIELDYPRPFIAHNHQLLFTAQGGQGAGRCNFDVQGFMEKEISVFNVTDPENVLKIRPASIETEGGSTYRIKFSDEFSGSRRYAALSTQAEKVPLSLESPAARPGEEDDLRSSDNGADYLIITHPDFRDSILPLADYRKAQGLRVKIVDIHDIYDEFSSGIFDPRAVQDFVRYSYQNWTPPAPLYVLLVGDANMDYLDNYETGRGNYIPTHVYFTADLGETPNDNWFVCVDGDDILPDMFLGRIPVRTPVEVQSVVEKIISYEQQGDQPWHRKALFVADKENPEFKSMADGLAQDFIPWSLDIQKVYAASYATNEAAAEEVRRKISGGQLITVYCGHGNVDKWGSALFQSGDVQKLENIGQPGFFILLTCLNGFFPHPKLDCCLAEELLRAENKGALACWAPVSVSYPTEQKNLAGELFDQIFQQGNNILGVCTTAARINAYARHRISGDMAQNFLLFGDPATRLQGKYGVSRGAQITIKPGSNLLGLPGGLTLPWRAGDFLEYLSRQSVTIRKTCGYNPAKGEWQTGVWDGESFTGANFEILPEQGYLLYAGGDSDRAVSLPCTAFYPQYTLRAGYNLLNFPAPLSNYTSYDLLQEIGAGYAFSVTGYNKRNGKWQGCYSFFTRTAGDDYQIESSQGYSIGMGEARSNWRPGPWAEKINDSTR; encoded by the coding sequence ATGAAATGCTATAAGAAAACAAAAACCTATACAGCTCTGTTTTTTTCATTCTGTTTTCTTCTCTTTTCCTGCTCCTGCTCTCCCTGCGCCAATGCCTCTCAGTCCGGAGGATTGAAAGTACTTGAGGCAGGGACAGGGGGAATGGTTATGGAATTTTCTTCCCCGCAGCTTCGCATTGAGGAGCAGGAGGAAAGCGGGATCGTATATCAGTTCCTGACCATGTCCGGAACTGGCCTGACCCAGGATGAGGGAAAACCTCAACTGCCGGTCCAGGGCTTTCTGATGGCCATACCTGCGTCGGCTGAATTGATCCTGGAAGTACTGGAACAGGAAGTGGATATTTTAGAGTCTCTGCTGATCCATCCCGCTCCGAGGAGGGTTATGGTTACCGGGAATGCGACCTCCTTCATTCGCGGAGAATTTACTATCGATCGGGCCTGTTATGCCCAAAATCAATGGATTCCGGAGAAACCCTTCCTTGTTGATCCTGCCGGATACCTCAGACATCGGAAAATTGCCCGCCTGTCCATCGCCCCTGTTCAATACAACCCAGCCTTACGAAAGGTGCGCCTTTACCGGCGGGTCAAACTGAAGATTACCTTCAAGGATGCTCCTCAGATCAGAAGCCGGGAAATCAGCCAATCTCAGGGATGGATACCTGAAAACCGGCATTTCTGTGGATTTGAGCAGGTGATGGAAAATACCCTGATCAATTATCCGCTGGTCAGGGAGTATCCTGATGTATTCATTATTCCGCCTCTGGCGGAGCGGAAGGAAAGGAGCCGGAAGAGGATTTCCGATTCACGGCTTTCTCCCCTGAAAATCTCTCTTGAACAGGAAGGGCTCTATCGTGTTTCAGGAGCGGATTTACAGCGCGCAGGCTGGGACCTGAATCTGGTAATCCCGCAAAAACTGGCCATGTACTGTCAGGGACGGGAGGTTCCGGTCAGTATATCCGGAATTGAGGATGGCCTGTTTGACCCGGGTGACCGGATAACTTTCTGGGCTGCAGCCATGAATTCACCATTTACCCGGAAAAACATTTATTGGCTGGAGCAGAAAGAGGCAGGAGCGGGAATACGAATTAAGGAGCAGGATGAAAATTCCCCGCCTTCGGAACCAGCGGCGGATCATTTTATCGATCATCTCCACCGGGAAGAAAATCATGTTTACTGGCAGATACTTCCCGGGCCCCTGGAAAAAGACCGCTGGTTCTGGAAGCAGATCACAGCACCGGCAGCAGAGGATTTTTTATTCTCTCTGCCCCGGCTTTCCTCTGCTGATGGAGAAAGGGCCACTTTAGGACTGCTCTTTCAGGGGAAAACGGATATCGCGGCCACCAAACCGGATCACCATGTGATCATAACCCTGAACGGGTCGGTGATCGATGATTTTTCCTGGGATGGACAGACTGAATTTCGAAGGCGAATCACTGTTTCCAGCACCCTTTTACAGGAGGGGAGCAACACCCTGACCATCAAAGCCCCGGGTGATACCGGAGCTGCAATCGATACCATCCTGGTCAATTGGATCGAATTGGATTATCCACGACCCTTTATAGCCCACAACCACCAGTTGCTGTTCACGGCTCAGGGGGGTCAGGGGGCTGGAAGGTGTAATTTTGATGTTCAAGGGTTTATGGAAAAGGAAATTTCTGTCTTTAATGTTACCGACCCTGAAAATGTTCTGAAAATACGCCCTGCTTCGATTGAAACCGAAGGAGGTTCAACTTACCGGATAAAATTCAGCGATGAATTCAGCGGCAGCAGGCGCTACGCCGCTCTGAGTACTCAGGCTGAAAAAGTGCCGCTTTCTCTTGAATCACCTGCTGCCAGGCCGGGGGAAGAGGACGATCTGCGGTCCAGTGATAACGGTGCAGATTACCTGATCATCACTCATCCTGATTTCCGGGACAGCATTCTGCCCCTGGCTGACTACCGGAAAGCTCAAGGATTGCGGGTCAAGATCGTGGATATTCACGACATTTATGATGAGTTTTCCTCCGGGATCTTTGATCCGCGGGCTGTTCAGGATTTTGTGCGGTATAGCTACCAGAACTGGACTCCTCCGGCCCCTTTGTATGTCCTCCTGGTCGGCGATGCGAACATGGATTATCTGGACAACTATGAGACCGGCAGAGGAAATTATATTCCCACCCACGTGTATTTTACCGCCGATCTTGGCGAGACTCCGAATGATAACTGGTTTGTTTGTGTCGATGGAGATGATATCCTGCCGGATATGTTTCTGGGCAGAATCCCGGTTCGGACTCCGGTGGAGGTCCAGTCAGTTGTCGAAAAAATTATCTCTTATGAACAGCAGGGAGATCAGCCCTGGCACCGGAAGGCTCTTTTCGTGGCTGACAAGGAGAATCCGGAATTTAAAAGCATGGCCGATGGTCTTGCCCAGGACTTTATACCCTGGAGCCTCGACATCCAGAAGGTCTATGCAGCCAGCTATGCCACCAATGAAGCGGCTGCCGAGGAGGTAAGGAGAAAAATCTCCGGAGGACAATTGATCACGGTCTATTGTGGTCATGGCAACGTCGATAAATGGGGATCGGCGTTATTCCAATCAGGCGATGTCCAGAAGCTGGAAAATATCGGCCAGCCAGGCTTCTTTATCCTCCTGACCTGCCTCAACGGCTTTTTCCCTCATCCCAAACTGGATTGCTGTCTGGCTGAAGAGCTGCTGCGGGCTGAAAACAAAGGCGCTCTTGCCTGCTGGGCTCCCGTTAGTGTGAGCTATCCTACCGAGCAAAAAAATTTGGCCGGGGAATTATTTGACCAGATATTTCAACAGGGGAACAATATCCTGGGGGTCTGTACGACAGCGGCCCGGATAAATGCCTATGCACGGCATCGAATTTCAGGGGATATGGCACAAAATTTTCTTCTCTTTGGGGATCCTGCTACCAGACTGCAGGGGAAATATGGGGTCAGCAGGGGTGCACAAATCACCATCAAGCCGGGCAGTAACCTCTTAGGTCTGCCTGGTGGGCTGACTCTTCCCTGGAGGGCGGGAGATTTTCTGGAATATCTGAGCAGACAGAGTGTTACGATCAGGAAGACTTGTGGATATAATCCCGCCAAGGGAGAGTGGCAGACAGGAGTATGGGATGGTGAATCTTTCACCGGGGCAAATTTTGAAATTCTTCCCGAACAGGGTTATCTTCTCTATGCCGGGGGCGACAGTGATCGGGCAGTATCTCTTCCCTGCACAGCTTTCTACC